GCTTTGCTgtgagaaagagagggagaaagatgtaaaaataagGAATGACGTCTTTCAACCTTTACCGGGTTTTGAGGTGAAGCGAAGTCACCTTCCTGGTCTGGTTTTCTCCACGGAGCCCTTGGAGATCATTTTTTACTCAAACTGGGAGAAACTAGAGCAGAACTGTGCTGAGAAAAGCATTTCTCTCAGGCCTCAGCACTGCTTGGAGGTAAGAGTAGGGCGAGGGCAGCTGGTCTGTCCTGCACCCTggctcccctccctgcctggcaTCCCCCAGCattggcacagggctggcagagagacagcagcagtggggcagcAAAGGCCAGGCTGCAACACAGGGTTTAACACAGCTCTCCATCCATGATAGCAAAAGCTGGCACTATTTGACTTAACCTTTTCTGGGTTATTGCATCTTCCCTTTGAGAGACTGGCTTTTTGGATAGAGTTCCTGGCTTCTCAGTATTCTGATTAGCCCAGGCTGTCTCAGCCTCAGGACACCTCCCCTCTGCATGGGTTAAAACCTCTTCAGTGTCAGTGTCTCTTCTGATACCTCCTACAGCTCCTCATCTGACAGGATTAGCATTCTCTTTTCAATGTTTTTGCTCTTCTTGCTGCTTTGTCCATCTATCTTGGAGGCCACATGCCCGTTCTCCCCCGGTGCTTTGTGCTCTGCCTCCTGCATCGACTGCTGGGTGTACTGCTGGTAGGCGGGCGAGAAGTTGTGGATGGCATCCTGCACGATGTCCTGGGGGCTGATGGTCTCCTTCAGCCCACTTGAGATGCTCTGCATCGGGGCGAGGTTTGCTGCAAAacagagagagcaggagggTGATGGGACAGCAATCAATGAGCCCAAATGATCCAAGACACTTCTCCTTAGAAATTCAAGAAGATCAAGGGCTCATTCCGGGCCACATCATCTTGTGGTTCCAAGGAGAAGGAAGACAATCCCAACTCCATGTTCCAAAGGATAGATCCTCTCCAAGAGCATGTGGGTAATACCACCATCCCCTAATCCTGCCCAGCCACACCAAGGTCTCCTTACCTGCCCCCTTGTTTTAGCTTGTGGGTGTCatgagggaagagggagaagaaatgcAGGGAGCACAGGATAAAGAAATTTCTCTTGTAGCTTTTAGCATCCCATTGGTAATGTGCTACTAATAAAATAAGGGAAGTTTCCTCTTTCTTTAGTcattgaagaaaggaaaaagtgagGAAGGAAACCTGttgagttttctttcttctccctgtaCACGTGGCAGGTGAATGCGTAGCGCAGGGCAATGGAAGCGAAGAACATTTCAATGCAGATGATGAAGTTCTGGTAGCCAGCAGccactgtcccagctcccacctcctTCCCATCGATGATCTGAACTTCAGGGATCACCCCACATTTCTCCAGGATtgccagcagtgtccctgtgcaggggaagggagagggatcagttctgctcctgcagccctgatCCAGGTGGGGCTATGGGAGGAGAAGCACTGGGCATCCATGGTGGGACCCACCTTGCCAGAAGGAGAGGAAGATGACGGCCTTGATGGTGATGAACTTGAGGACTGGCTCAAACGGGCGCAGCAGGTCCATGGTGGCGAAGTAGAAGAGGAAAAGGGCGTAAAGGGCCAGGCTGACGGAGAAGTTGTAGATGATGGTGATGTAGAGGTACCCACTGTGGacactgcaggcagagagagagagagagagagctgctgccctgggctgtggagAGCAAAGCAAGTGCAACTGGGGGCAAAGAGAGAATAaatggggaagaggagggtgcATAGCTTTGCTGCTGGGGAGAATGCAGCccaggagggggaggagggcagaggtagcagcttctcctctgctggtggaacctctttttatttattattttatttattgttttatttattattttatttattatggcTCACAggaattttgttcttttattgtTTGGGGGCAGTGAGTCTCTGTTCCCTAGCACTTTGGgctcacagtgctctcactatCCATGGGGCAGCTTCCTGAGGAGACTGGCAGGACACACTGGTGATGGAGCAGGGAtccatcctctcccagccccacccaGCATCCTCACTTGAAGTCTCCGTCGTGGTACTTCCCGAATGCCTGCAGGATGATGGTGACGATTGCCATGAGGGGTTTCACAATGCAGAACTGCAGCGTGGCCTGCACAGGGGAGAGACATGGTGTACCATGGGCAGCAGAACATGCCACCCCTCTGcaccagggacacacagagagGACAGAGCAGTGCTCTGGGGTGAAATATGAACCAACACAAGGTCTGCAGATGTGAGGGAGTGGGGCTCCCAGAGACAGCTCCCGAAAGGCAGCATAGCCAGTGCAAGGTGGGGGACCAGAGCGCTTGGGGACAGACAGGTGATAAGATTCAGCTCACAGTGCAGTCCCCGAGAGTGAGACAGCATCCAGGCTAACCTGGGACTGGACAGAGATGGCAATCTGAGCTCTGCAGTGGGAGGAGGCCCTGACTCAGCAGTGAGTCAGAGGCAAGGACAGCGAGCAGCCTTGCTGCTGGCCAGGTGCCAGCAAGCTGGTGACCTGCCTCcctcagaggaaaaaagcctCCAAATCCAGCATCTTAAGTGAATAATGAAGCTAAGCCCCCTTGGCAGGGCAGTGGGGAAGGAACCTGCTACCCAGAGAGCCTCATCTGAGGGAAGTGGAGTCGATGCTCCCCATGGGGTACCCACCTGCTTGCAGAAGCGCAGGAACCCGATGGAGTAGGACATACCCTGAAGGCAGCAGGTCCCATAAAAGCAGCTGGACCTGGAAGCAGAAGGCAAGGAGATGCCATTGGGGGTGCTGGGCGGGGAAAGTGGGTGGAGAAGGAGCTCACAGGATGCTGGGACTTACGCAATGGGCTTCCCTCGGATCTCTGTCATGATGGTGCTCTCCCCTCCGAGGTACTCGAAGCACAGGCTCAGGAAGCTGTAAATCACAAAAGCTGCCAAGGCAAGGGCAGACATGATCAGCAGGACTGATGGAAGTCCTGGAGGGGGTTCTTTCATCTCGCATTCCTTCCTGCTCAGGTGTttcctcatccagcctggcactgcaTCAAGATTTGGGATGCTGGTGGGTGGGAGCCCAGTGAGAGAAGCAGCAGGTCAAATCTATCCAACTTCCAAGTGGAGACAGACACATTGCACTATGTGCACAGAGTTCATTACAGACACAGAAGCTCCTCTGGGCACACACAGTCTATCCAGGGACCATCTGCATGGAAGTACCTCAAAATTGCCAAGAGGCAGCACAAATGGCTGGTGGCCAGCAAGCAGCGGGTCCTGAACAGTTTTCTTGGACATCCCCACCACTTATTTTTCATATACTCCAAACCTGAAGTAATGCAAATGCCCACACAACTTAGTTCCTGAGGAAGAGAGGACCAAGGTAGAAAAACAGCCTTAATTCTGACAAATTTCCCTTGCACTTCAACACACCCCAATTCTCCAATTCTTTAGGTACATCTGCCTCATGTTTTAGAGAAGCTACACTTCTACCCCACAGGAAGCCAGAAAACCTCTTTCCCAGGACTGTGGTGCTGGGGTCCCTCCAAGCCTGTGtctgaaaggcagcagctcttgTTTGTCTGTGGGgcatcccctccctgctgccaacagagaagaaaagggaaaacttcTGCATGGAGGGAGAGTGGGAAGTGAAAGCAATGGAGATTTGCCACTTCACAACCCAAGATGCTCCAGAGACAGGTCAGCAGGATGAGAGCCCTGCTTTGCCTTCAGCTTCCCTGCTGAGCAGATGCTGTGCTCACCTTCATAGCAGTCACGCACCGAGTCGAAGTAGACGTAGTACTGGTGGCtgccgaggaggaggaggctgagccAGGAGTCAAAGGCATAGACAGGCACGATGAAGAGGATGCGGATGATGTAGCGCTGCTCCTTGGGGATGGTGTAGTTCCTCAGGTGTGTGTAGATCTGCAAAGTGCCCCAAAGCATGCAGAGTTGTGGCTGCCACAGGTCAGGATGGGAACTAGAGGTGTCCCCAAGCCCACAGGGGTGCTGTGTTAACCCTCCTCTCTGGGGTGAGAGCTCTGCCAGCTTTCCACCACAGACCCATCGCAGTGAACACACACAACAggctccatcccagtccctggGCCCATCCCTTGCATGAAAACATGTGGCAATCAGGTTCCTTCCCTGGGCTGTATGAGGAatgtgcccatcccagtgcttgAAGACAGCTGCTTGCCTCCAGCAGCATGGACCTGCACAGCCCCCTAAACCATGCCCACTCGGGATATGCCTCAAGGCAGCTGGTGCTGTGCACCCCAAACACCACAAATGCCCCACCGTGTTGCCTTTGGGCAGTGCCTACAGCCTCTCCTGGCTCTGGCAACCACCTGGGGAGAGTGTGGGCAAAGTCCATCCTTATGAGCTGCTAGCACCAGGCTCCTGACAGCAGGGATATCACCTCTGGGCAGCAACAGGAAGAAATACTTACCTGGAGCTGAGTGATTTGCAATGGACTTGGGGGCAATTGATAGTTTTGCTCTCCCTGTGTTGAGCcccatctctgctgcagcccatACCTGGTGGAAGGTGACGATGAGTGCTGACCACACGAAGATGCCAGAGATGACCTGCGCCGCTGTCGTGgtcaggaaaagctgctggccGTCCTGGGAGTTGTTGTGGGCAGCCGTAAGCAGGGCAACAGCTGAGAATGGTGGGGCTGAGGCCAGtctggctgctgtgccaggcccCGGCGTGCCAGGTGCCATGGGAGAGGGCACAGCACGTGTGGCATTACTCatctgcagggagggagaaggaaggggagtggtgcaggaaggcaggagcgAGGTAAGCTGGTGACAGGGAAGGTCCCAGCAGATTTCCCAGCCCACACAGCATGTACAAAACCTCCTGTGAGATTTATCTCCTCCCCAGGGTTTTTCCAGGGTAGCCTTCACCCAAACCAGCCCCTTTGCCATGACTGGGTCTGCTTCTAccagcaggaaaatgcaaatatccTTCAGGAGCAGACCCTCTTTTCCTGAGGAGATCTATGCAGTTCCCATGTCACAAGGAAAGACACACTTCTCCTTCCCAGTTTTGCTCCTTGCTTTCTCAGGAATCACTTCCCCTTGAAAGGGAATGTGCATCTTTTCCATCAGAAACCAGAGACTTAAGGGTTAAACCAATTTCTCACCCAGGATAATAAAGAGTCCTTTACCAAAAAGCCACCAGGACACTTGTGTCATCTTCCTTGGGAGCCCATAAAACACCAGGTCCCCCCCCAAATTTGGCTCATCATGTGTGGCCTCCTGGGGGCAAAGCCTGGGGCTGCCCAAGAAACCAGACATTTGGTGTCACCCACATTCTTCACCCAGCTATTTCAGGATTGTAGGGGTGTCAGTGTGCCAGTAGTGCCAACCCCAAGACCTGAAGGACAGCCAGCAGTCCCTCCTGCACCCCAGTTAAGCACAAGGGAGCAAGCCTGCTATGCCAGAGGCAGATCTGCTGCCCTTTGGGGATGCAGGAGTGCTATGGCATCTCCCTTCTCGGTGTGTGCTCCTCAAAGCTGGCTGCCCCAAGGCACTGAGCATTCCTGGtgcagagggtggctgggcatACGGACACCGTGTACCCTGTGGTTATAGACAGCAAGGACCAACCTAATAATAAGCAATTATTTATAGGGCAGCTTCATATCTCAAGGCCAACAGATGCATAAACTGCCATGTTTGGGTTCTCTTTCTGTTAATCTAtggaaagctgctttttccCAAGTATAACAATAGTGgtttaaaaaaccaacaacctGCAAGCTGAACAATATAGATGCTTCTCAGTGCATTGTTAATAAACAAATACTTTAGCTGCTGTGTAACTATCGCCTGGGGTAAAACTGTAAGCACGAACTGGAGAGAAGCATAAAAATATCTGCCATAGATAAGAGTGGTAGGGAATGACCTCGGTCCaattaaacactgaaaacaaaccaaagcaagaGCTGACCCTGCGGCTCCATGTTCTGCCCTCTCACCGAACCCCAACCTCACAGGAGAGCAAACTCAGCTGGTGTCAGATCAACAGCCCTAAAAATACCTCTCCCCGGCTCCGCCGGGCAGGAGTCGCGTGTAAGCGGAGATGCCCGGGCGGCAGCTGGCGCGGCCCCAGCAGCTCACCCCGGAGTACCTGCGCCGCGAGCGGGGCCGcggagctggagctggctgcGGGGACAGCAGCGGGGCCGATAGTGTtacacaggcagcagggagccgCGTTCTTCCTCCCTGCCACCACCGTCCTGTGGTCCTGCCCCGGCCAGCAGGAAAAAGGATCCCGGGAAAGCCGGGGCGGGATCTGGTCTTTGGACAGACTTGGATGCTGGCGGACGTGCCCTGTAAACATTAACAGGAGGACGGAGATAGCTCGTGGCACGGGGAAGGAGATGAGAGTGCGGCTGTGCCCTGTTCCCCAGTCACTCCTCGCTccttctgggggctgccctgCTGCCGGCTGGGGCTAAATGGCTGGATTTGGCCACGCTTTGCCTCTGCCAGAGCATCATGACAGAGCAGGATGAAAGCTCACTCTTTCTAGCTGTGTTTTTCTAGTCACTTTTCTAGTGATCCAGCTTACTCCCCAAGATACGGCAGAGAGCTGTGCTCTTCACTAGATccatttattctgttttcaacCCAGTGCTGTGCCAGAGATGCTTGGTCCAAGACATCCCATCTCTTATTAACTTTCCCAGCCATCGCAGTGTGAGCACGGTGGCACCAACAGCCAGTCCTGGCAGCCTCCCCAACATTGTCACACTCTGAACATTGCAGAGCAAGCCATTAAAAGCAAAAGCCTCGGTGCCGCTCAGAGACAGGGCTCCCAGCTCCGCAGGTAATTAGATCCCGGCCGTGCAAGGTAGTCAGGCAATTCAATGCAGTTAGAGAGCCATTTGCTTCCAAAACAAAGACAGCAAGGAGACACCGGGAATAATACCAGCTGCAAAATTCAGCTCCTCGATGGGACTGAGCCATATTCAATCTGTCTGTTTTCAGACACCTTGCAGGTACCTGCCATACAGTGTCTACCTGTTACGTACTCTCTCTGGGATATTAGAGAGCAGTGAAGCTTGTGTTCAGGCAGGCCACTGCAAAATGGGGCCTTTCACCTTGCCAGGGATTCCCCTCCATCGGcaggctgccagagcccagACTCCCAGCTCACATGcctccctgtgtcctgcagcacccaggaCACACCCCCATCTCAGTGGCAGCCCCCTGTGGGGCGAAGCAAGTCAGCAGGGAAAGGTGAGCCCTCGcagccccccagcactgcctctgaGATCCCTGACCCATATCCCGGGGAGGGGAGCATCCAGGCTTAGCCCCACCAGAGCAGGAGACATGCCTTTCCTCCTGATTGCTGTCAGATAGAGCCGGGACACTCGGGTTATTTACGAGACCAGCCTCTCCACACCACCATCAGGCCACTCAGGGGGAAGGACCTACAGCACACAGCTACAAATCGCGGCAGGGCAGCATCGAGCCCTCCCTGAAGCCCATCTGGAGGAGTGGATGACGCAGGCACAGAGCTCTTAGAGGAGGCTCTGCCCTCCCAGCGGCTCCCACAGGTGCTCAGAACCAATGGCTGGGTCAACCCCgatttgtggggttttccccagctgctgtgcacCCCCCAGGGCCCCACTCACCCTTTGGGGCTCCTCCGGGAGGGAGTCTGGCTGCCGTGCACCTgcctctgcatcccccgtgcCCTCCTCCACCTGCACCGCTGGAGACTCCTCCTCCGGAcaccctcccagccctgcccgcctGCTGGCCGCGGGCCCTGCCACTGCCCCAGTTACCCTCGCTGCTCCCCGGCTCCCACCAGTGCCCCACTCGCCTTGGGCCCCTTCAGCACCCCACTCgccctggctgctcccctggTCCCACCAGCACCCCACTTTTCCCAGCAGCGTCCCACTCTCCCTGCCAGTCCCCCCTGGCCCTTGCTGTGCCCCGGGCCCGGCCAGCACCCCGCTTACCTTACCAGCACCCCCTCGCTGTGCCCGGCTCACCCTGCCAGCGCCCTCCCTGCGCCCCGGGCCCcgtgggagctggagcagcaggtcGGGCTTTGTCTCCTGCAGAAAAGCTACCTAACTTACCTTTCCAGTCCGCCGTGCTCAGCACCCACGCCCGGAAAACAAACACGGATGGAAAGCCACGGTGCGGCCTGAAGCCACTGCCCCCCGCCCAGCACATGTCCTGTGGCCGAGGGCAAGAGCTCTGCCTGGGTGGCAGAGGCAGTTTTCCCAGCAATTGGGAATTAATCCCTACCTGGAGGAGAACAATGACTAAAAGGCAGGCAGCTGGTGGCACCTTGTGCCTGTTGTTTGAGCAGGCCTTCCCCTTGGTTTATTGTGGCGCAGAGAGGAGCAAAGTCGAAGGACCGACTGCTCGTGCTCTAATTTATCACACATGGAAAGGCAGCAAGGTAAGTCTGTCCTGGCTCCGAGCATCAAATCAGAGAGGTTTCCATGTCCTTTCCTCACCCACCGTCCTATGCAGACCAGGTGGCACATACACAGCCAGAAAATGAAGGTGCTTAACTTGTGCCTGGCTTTTAGGTAGTAACACTCAGCCCTTTGGGGCACAGCAGGGGTATGCCACTGTATCACCACAGTGGAAGATGCAATTTCTATCCAATTTGCTGATTCATGCATGTTCTCCTcaagctgctggagctgtggacACAGTAAGAGCCTCAGTTTTGTGTCAGGAGAGAATCCCTACTAGTAAACCAAGACTGACAATAACTAATTCCACATGCCTCTCTCAGCCTtcctagacaaaaaaaaaaaaaaaaaaaaaaagggaagtgtaaaagaggaaaaatttatAGCTCTGACAGATGCGAATCTTTGGTTCTTGGAAGCACagtttagaaaattatttttagatgaAGTTTCTTGTCAAGGGCAGCTGGAAGCCTGCAGtgtttgaatatattttttaaaaagagtttcATTTCTCATAATCCCTTTAAATGCTGTAAATAACTGTTACTTCAGAGAAAAGAGTCCTTTCGAAatccattttctgcttttctactTCCAGGGGATTTTTTAGCAACAGAATGACCTGGCAGCTGGATCACCATGATGGGGCAGGCACAGGCTCTGGGCTGATTCTGTTGTACCAACTGGTCTCAGCACaactcctccttcccagaaTCCAAGACCTGGCCTCCGTCTGTGCTGTCAAGTACATAAGTGACAAAAGTGTGCAACAGCTCACTTAAAAATTTACTACTTGTTGTTGTTTATTACAAGAGGTAAAAACAAATGTGCTTTCCAAGCAAAAGTTTGGCTATTAATCTTTGCATCAGCTCATACAACATAATCTGACACATTTTGTAAGTGACTTGTCAGAAACAATCCTGTGTAACCCCTCAAACCATCTTTCCCCACATCTCCTAAGATGGATGATCAGGTGATCAGCCTCTGGATGTTCTGTTTCTCCGATGTGTTGGTACCACATAATCCATTGGCagagattattttcttacaGCTAATTTGGGTTCCTGCCTTCCACCCTGACATCAGCTTTCATGAAATTTGCAGAGCGTCATGATCTGCCTCTCTTTAAAATCAGAGTGAaagtagaaaattaattcagacTACATCCAGAAAGGAATGGACATAAGGACAAAAGCAGCCATCTAGGACTCATTTCctaaaaaaaggcaagaaaatctTTCCCATTATAGAACTGTTGATTTTTTACCAAGGCTTGTATTTCAATTGAAGAGATTCTCATagagcaaaaaagaaaacaggtaaAATTTGATTTGACAGTGTTTCTTTTATTCCCTCTGCACTGGGTGTTCCCCCTTTGCGGTATGGCACAGCTACAGAGCTTGgcatctgctgctcctcaggacaCATGTGCAGTGCCGAGCCCTTTCCCAAATAAATGACCCACCCAACATGATAAAAGTAGCACTTCCCTCCTATGTTGAGACAATTGCTCTCGTCTCACCACTGTCTATATGGACTTGCAAACCTGTCCCAGTAATAAAACCCACAAATGTTCTACACAGTAGAGAAAAATTCATGAAATTCTTCAGGACGTCCAAAACCACCACAAAGACATTCCATCATTTTCATTTCTAGTCCTTTTAAATAGGTGGTGATGAGTCATGGGCTCAAGATCATTTCCTTGAATCCAGATGGCACAACTTCACCACACTTGGCAACTCCGGATCACTTCTCGTAGAGCCTGTATTCCTTCCATGGTTTTGTCCTTTAAAGCCATGGCGAGGAGAACAGGTTTGTTCCCAGCTTCCTGTGACACGAATGCCACCAGGTTTTTGGCACAGACATGAACGAGGGGCTGAAAAGCAAAGGGATACAGATGTACACTCCTGCAGATGGGAGAGCCctcctgcaggagaggaagagTCCCAGAGTGATGTGGAGAACCTCTTGATTCTGGACTCAGACTGAGCTTGATGTTTGTTGAGCAGTTCCAACATGGTCAGCAAAGGCAAGCCATGGGACAGGGAACTTTAGAAAGCACGGTCTCAAACAGCTTAAAAGGGAAGAGTTTGGTCCCATGAGTGTGCCAGCCACCCACACCACCCAGAAACAACTTTACTGGAGCTGCACTTGAATTGAGTTCAGCACTGTCTGGGAAACTTGGAAACACAGTACGGAGAATCTTTCCTTCCATAATCCTCCCACCTGAACTACGGCACCGTGTTAAATGATATGAAAAGCTATGGATCCAAATGCCTTTATTTCCTTCAGAGCCGGGTTTCTAAAGAAGTTTGCAAGTacagtttttttgtttaaaaacttgTTCTGAAGAGGGGATATTCCATTGACAAGCTCTGaaaaaaagctgttatttttgtAATTCCTAGAGAATCCCCAAATGGTGTTAAATACACAGTTTTTTCTATGTCTGGTGTTACAGACATGTTGccttttattttaacagaataATGAAGAGCAGAAATAAGTAGTGAAGCTGAAGGAGGCAAAAAAAGGGATATAACCTTTTCCATGAGGTTTCTTTAACAAGAATAGATCAGAACAGCATTGACTATTTCATGTGGAAGGCACCTACAATGACATCTAGCCCAACTGCCTGACCAACTCAGAGCTGACC
The genomic region above belongs to Vidua chalybeata isolate OUT-0048 chromosome 16, bVidCha1 merged haplotype, whole genome shotgun sequence and contains:
- the TMEM184A gene encoding transmembrane protein 184A, with amino-acid sequence MSNATRAVPSPMAPGTPGPGTAARLASAPPFSAVALLTAAHNNSQDGQQLFLTTTAAQVISGIFVWSALIVTFHQIYTHLRNYTIPKEQRYIIRILFIVPVYAFDSWLSLLLLGSHQYYVYFDSVRDCYEAFVIYSFLSLCFEYLGGESTIMTEIRGKPIASSCFYGTCCLQGMSYSIGFLRFCKQATLQFCIVKPLMAIVTIILQAFGKYHDGDFNVHSGYLYITIIYNFSVSLALYALFLFYFATMDLLRPFEPVLKFITIKAVIFLSFWQGTLLAILEKCGVIPEVQIIDGKEVGAGTVAAGYQNFIICIEMFFASIALRYAFTCHVYREKKENSTANLAPMQSISSGLKETISPQDIVQDAIHNFSPAYQQYTQQSMQEAEHKAPGENGHVASKIDGQSSKKSKNIEKRMLILSDEEL